In Uranotaenia lowii strain MFRU-FL chromosome 2, ASM2978415v1, whole genome shotgun sequence, one genomic interval encodes:
- the LOC129741006 gene encoding RNA-binding protein 28: MSSSDEADGSNRLFPSQKQLSNEKKLDGAFGSGFSKTAVRKRSREFAHRQCRLIVRNLPYRITDAKLRTAFEQYGTIEEVNILKRPDGRLVGCGFIQFSKLEESDKAVTEMDGQVFMGRKLQVNFAVDKERYVKLKPKLEPKKEEIKSEDDDDVQETELKSENEEQTEDEDKYVEDVVDDTKPDTNVKHEHVRQKNHTEIEEGRTVFLKNVSYDANESAIKDVMSQFGTVEKVLINKERISGHSKGTAFVIFKLKDSADMSRKQSLKVQVNDQFIEILEAIKKKEIKERENSKAHNIGKDSRNLYLLKEGLIMAGSPAAKDVSKPDMAQRLRLEQRCSQMLKNLNRFVSRERLTIHNLPENYTNIDLRKMVVQYTKHNPQECRVMRENRPSFGNPSGKSRGYGFLSFKKHEIALEVLRKLNNNPAPLGKNHRPIVSFSIEDRKVHNVKQQRLEKSRINNPTYQQKLEKIRAKNKEKFLRKKELKKTTNEKQAIVPNTSLSSDFSRKEPSKPPAKKERKRKLEQITEEFTGEISRKGKVGIRSNRKINTQADAHMNRLKAEKKEARKERVKKEHERNRKLKASRRVKPKSTDFAELNKEDRYIRETVDKYKNLISHATSNGTRNKWYSE, encoded by the coding sequence ATGTCCTCGTCCGATGAAGCGGACGGTTCCAACAGGTTGTTTCCAAGTCAAAAACAGTTGTCCAATGAAAAGAAACTGGATGGTGCTTTTGGGAGCGGTTTCAGCAAAACAGCAGTACGAAAAAGAAGCCGTGAATTTGCACACAGGCAGTGTAGGCTTATCGTTCGGAATCTACCTTACCGGATAACGGATGCCAAATTGCGGACAGCTTTTGAACAATATGGAACGATTGAAGAGGTAAATATTCTGAAACGGCCAGATGGACGGTTGGTAGGATGTGggtttattcaattttccaaacTGGAGGAATCAGATAAAGCTGTAACGGAAATGGACGGTCAAGTTTTTATGGGAAGAAAGCTTCAGGTTAATTTTGCTGTAGACAAGGAAAGGTATGTTAAGTTGAAACCTAAGTTAGAACCTAAAAAAGAGGAAATTAAAAgcgaagatgacgatgatgtacaagaaacagaattaaaaagcgaaaatgaaGAGCAAACGGAGGATGAGGATAAATATGTCGAGGATGTTGTCGACGATACGAAACCAGATACGAACGTGAAACACGAACACGTAAGACAGAAAAACCATACTGAAATCGAAGAAGGTAgaacagtttttcttaaaaacgtGTCGTATGATGCAAACGAGTCAGCAATAAAAGATGTCATGTCCCAGTTTGGCACTGTTGAAAAAGTTCTTATCAACAAAGAGCGCATTTCCGGTCATTCCAAGGGAACTGCTTTTGTTATCTTTAAATTGAAGGATTCAGCCGACATGAGTCGTAAGCAAAGCTTGAAGGTACAGGTGAACGATCAGTTCATTGAAATTCTCGAAGCCATAAAGAAAAAGGAAATCAAAGAAAGAGAGAATTCTAAAGCTCACAACATTGGGAAAGATTCACGTAATTTATATCTTTTAAAAGAAGGCCTCATAATGGCTGGATCTCCAGCTGCCAAAGATGTTTCCAAACCTGATATGGCTCAACGCCTAAGACTTGAGCAACGTTGTTCCCAAATGTTGAAGAACCTGAACCGTTTTGTATCGCGTGAGCGTTTAACGATTCACAACCTTCCAGAAAATTATACCAATATTGACCTTCGTAAAATGGTTGTGCAATACACAAAACACAATCCTCAGGAATGTCGTGTTATGCGTGAAAACCGACCATCGTTCGGAAATCCGTCCGGCAAATCTCGTGGGTATGgatttctttctttcaaaaaacatgaaattgcTCTGGAAGTACTTCGCAAACTAAATAATAATCCTGCGCCTTTGGGAAAAAATCACCGGCCGATCGTCTCTTTCAGCATTGAAGATCGTAAGGTTCACAACGTTAAGCAGCAACGCCTGGAGAAGTCCCGTATAAACAATCCCACGTATCagcaaaagttagaaaaaatacgGGCGAAAAATAAGGAGAAATTCCTTCGCAAAAAGGAATTGAAGAAAACGACAAATGAGAAGCAGGCCATCGTTCCTAACACCTCTCTGTCGAGTGATTTTAGCAGAAAAGAACCGTCGAAACCACCAGCAAAAAAAGAACGAAAGCGTAAGTTGGAGCAGATAACGGAAGAATTCACCGGAGAAATATCACGGAAGGGCAAGGTCGGAATTAGATCGAACCGGAAAATAAACACGCAAGCCGATGCTCATATGAACCGTTTGAAAGCAGAGAAGAAGGAAGCGCGAAAGGAGCGTGTCAAGAAGGAACACGAACGTAACCGCAAGCTCAAAGCTTCAAGGCGGGTCAAACCGAAATCAACAGATTTTGCAGAGCTGAATAAAGAGGACCGTTACATCCGAGAAACGGTAGATAAGTACAAAAATCTTATCAGCCATGCCACATCAAACGGTACCCGAAATAAATGGTACAGTGAGTAA